From Triticum urartu cultivar G1812 chromosome 2, Tu2.1, whole genome shotgun sequence, a single genomic window includes:
- the LOC125535424 gene encoding transketolase, chloroplastic-like: MATPTPTPTSPASIPASVGRGGFLLARARVAPGAGGRWAVRAQPAAAELVERSVNTIRFLAVDAVEKAKSGHPGLPMGCAPLGHVLFDEFLRFNPANHAWFDRDRFVLSAGHGCMLHYALLHLAGYQGVTIDDLKAFRQWGSRTPGHPENFETDGVEVTTGPLGQGFANAVGLALAEKHLAARFNKPDLTVVDHYTYVILGDGCQMEGVANEAASLAGHWGLGKLIAFYDDNHISIDGSTAIAFTEDVLARYEALGWHTIWVENGNTGYDDIRAAIKEAKEVKDKPTLIKVTTTIGYGSPNKARTHSVHGSALGSKEVEATRKNLSWAHEPFHVPDEVKRHWAHHLDEGASLEAEWNAKFAEYEKKYHQEAVELNSIISGKLPAGWEDALPKYTPESPADATRNLSQQCLNALAKVIPGFLGGSADLASSNMTLLKMFGDFQKDTPEERNIRFGVREHAMGAICNGIAVHSPGLIPYCSTFFVFTDYMRAPIRLSALSESGVIFVMTHDSIGLGEDGPTHQPVEQLFSLRAMPGILMLRPADGTETSAAYRIAVINRKRPSILALSRQKLPQLEGTSVEGVAKGGYVISDNSSGNKPDLIFISTGSELEIAEKAADQLRKEGKSVRVVSLVCWELFEEQSEEYKESVLPSDVTSRISIEAGVTLGWEKYIGQKGKAIGIDRFGSSAPAGRIYKELGLTVENLIATAKSL, from the exons ATGGCGACGCCGACTCCCACTCCCACCTCGCCCGCTTCCATCCCGGCGTCCGTCGGTCGTGGCGGCTTCCTCCTCGCTCGCGCCCGGGTCGCCCCTGGCGCTGGCGGCCGATGGGCGGTCCGCGCCCAGCCGGCGGCGGCCGAGCTGGTGGAGCGGTCGGTGAACACCATCCGGTTCCTGGCCGTGGACGCCGTGGAGAAGGCCAAGTCCGGCCACCCGGGGCTCCCCATGGGGTGCGCGCCGCTGGGCCACGTCCTCTTCGACGAGTTCCTCCGCTTCAACCCCGCCAACCACGCCTGGTTCGACCGCGACCGCTTCGTGCTCTCCGCCGGCCACGGCTGCATGCTCCACTACGCGCTGCTCCACCTCGCCGGATACCAAGGCGTCACG ATAGATGATCTTAAAGCTTTCCGGCAGTGGGGAAGCAGAACTCCTGGCCATCCAGAAAACTTTGAGACAGATGGTGTTGAAGTCACAACTG GTCCTCTGGGGCAGGGCTTTGCAAACGCAGTTGGACTAGCACTTGCTGAGAAACACCTGGCTGCTCGCTTCAACAAGCCCGATTTAACTGTCGTGGACCATTACAC GTATGTTATACTTGGGGATGGTTGTCAGATGGAAGGTGTTGCGAATGAGGCCGCCTCCCTTGCTGGCCACTGGGGTCTCGGAAAGTTGATTGCCTTCTATGATGACAATCATATATCAATCGATGGAAGTACGGCTATTGCTTTCACTGAAGATGTGCTTGCCCGATATGAGGCCCTAGGATGGCATACTATCTGGGTGGAGAATGGCAACACTGGCTACGATGACATCCGTGCAGCTATAAAAGAAGCTAAGGAGGTCAAAGATAAGCCAACTCTTATCAAG GTGACTACTACAATTGGTTATGGATCTCCAAACAAGGCAAGGACACACAGCGTCCATGGGAGCGCTTTAGGTTCCAAAGAAGTAGAGGCAACCAGAAAAAATCTTTCATGGGCTCATGAGCCTTTCCATGTGCCTGATGAGGTGAAAAG GCATTGGGCTCACCATCTTGACGAGGGTGCTTCTCTTGAAGCTGAATGGAATGCAAAGTTTGCAGAATATGAAAAGAAATACCACCAGGAGGCTGTCGAGCTAAATAGCATAATATCAGGGAAGCTTCCGGCTGGGTGGGAAGATGCTCTTCCG AAATATACGCCTGAAAGTCCTGCTGATGCTACAAGGAACCTATCTCAGCAGTGCTTGAATGCTCTTGCTAAAGTAATACCTGGATTTCTTGGAGGCAGTGCTGATCTTGCGTCGTCAAACATGACACTGCTAAAGATGTTTGGTGATTTCCAGAAGGACACCCCTGAAGAGCGAAACATCCGCTTTGGTGTTAGAGAGCATGCGATGGGCGCCATTTGCAATGGCATTGCTGTACATAGCCCTGGCCTGATACCTTACTGTTCGACATTCTTCGTGTTCACTGACTACATGAGAGCCCCTATACGCCTTTCGGCCCTGTCTGAATCAGGAGTGATCTTTGTGATGACTCATGATTCCATTGGGCTTGGAGAAGATGGGCCAACACATCAACCAGTTGAGCAGTTATTCAGCCTTCGAGCAATGCCGGGCATATTAATGCTCCGACCAGCTGATGGAACTGAGACTTCTGCTGCTTATAGGATCGCGGTTATCAACAGGAAGAGGCCCTCTATCCTTGCACTCTCTAGGCAGAAGCTTCCGCAGCTGGAAGGGACATCGGTTGAAGGCGTTGCTAAGGGAGGGTATGTCATTTCTGACAATTCCTCAGGCAACAAACCTGACCTCATCTTCATCAGCACAGGCTCTGAGCTCGAGATTGCGGAAAAAGCCGCAGATCAGCTGAGGAAGGAGGGGAAATCTGTACGGGTTGTCTCGCTTGTTTGCTGGGAATTGTTTGAGGAGCAGTCTGAGGAATACAAGGAGAGTGTCCTACCAAGCGATGTTACTTCCAGGATTAGCATCGAGGCTGGTGTCACACTGGGATGGGAGAAGTATATCGGACAGAAGGGCAAAGCAATCGGCATTGACCGTTTCGGTTCAAGTGCTCCTGCTGGAAGAATATACAAGGAGCTTGGTCTGACGGTGGAAAATCTGATTGCAACAGCTAAATCACTGTAA
- the LOC125534873 gene encoding acyl-[acyl-carrier-protein] desaturase 7, chloroplastic-like: protein MATCDRPLMDLAGLPDAHLVCLVGNMVTEEALPSYQSMANRFQAVHDLTGSSGTAWARWTRGWSAEENRHGDVLNRYLYLSGRVDMRQVERTIHNLIRSGMVLNAARSPYHGFIYVAFQERATFISHGNTAWRAKENGDVALARICGAIAADEKRHELAYTRIMAKLFEIDPEGAVRALAYMMRCRIVMPASLMTDGRDGDLFAHYGAVAHQAGIYTASDYRVILEHLIKQWGVEELVAAGLSDEGRRARDYVCTLPQKIRRLEEKAHERSRHKAQRTTSIPFSWIFDRPVSITVA from the coding sequence ATGGCGACCTGCGATCGGCCGTTGATGGATCTGGCCGGCCTGCCCGACGCGCACCTCGTGTGCCTCGTGGGCAACATGGTGACGGAGGAGGCGCTGCCCAGTTACCAGAGCATGGCGAACCGCTTCCAGGCCGTGCACGACCTCACCGGCTCCAGCGGCACCGCCTGGGCGCGCTGGACCCGCGGCTGGTCCGCCGAGGAGAACCGCCACGGCGACGTGCTCAACCGGTACCTCTACCTCTCCGGCCGCGTCGACATGCGGCAGGTCGAGCGCACCATCCACAACCTCATCCGGTCCGGCATGGTCCTCAACGCCGCGCGGAGCCCCTACCACGGCTTCATCTACGTCGCTTTTCAGGAGCGCGCCACCTTCATCTCGCACGGCAACACCGCGTGGCGCGCCAAGGAGAACGGTGATGTGGCGCTCGCCCGCATATGCGGCGCCATCGCCGCCGACGAGAAGCGGCACGAGCTGGCCTACACGCGCATCATGGCAAAGCTGTTCGAGATCGACCCTGAAGGCGCGGTTCGCGCGCTGGCCTACATGATGCGCTGTCGGATCGTCATGCCGGCGTCCCTCATGACCGACGGCCGCGACGGTGACCTCTTCGCGCACTACGGAGCTGTGGCGCACCAGGCCGGCATTTACACGGCCTCCGACTACCGTGTCATTCTAGAGCACCTGATAAAGCAGTGGGGAGTGGAGGAGCTGGTGGCCGCCGGGCTCTCCGACGAGGGGAGGCGTGCACGGGACTACGTGTGCACGCTCCCACAAAAAATCCGAAGGTTGGAGGAGAAGGCCCACGAACGTAGCCGCCACAAGGCCCAGCGCACGACATCCATCCCGTTTAGCTGGATCTTTGATAGGCCCGTCAGCATCACCGTGGCCTAA
- the LOC125535425 gene encoding acyl-[acyl-carrier-protein] desaturase 7, chloroplastic-like codes for MAASWLLKHPCPPARPWTRTRNATGLRLQQVTTITYRRTTCTGRSAAVAVKHEEEEGADQEWLAYLEPAKLEVFDQLEPWAEANVVPLLKPAQVAWQPTDLLPDLASLGTDGFHAACSDISARAAGLPDAHLVCLVGNMVTEEALPTYQSIPNRFEAVRDLTGSSGTAWARWIRGWSAEENRHGDVLNRYLFLSGRVDMRQVERTIHNLIQSGMVMNAARSPYHGFIYVAFQERATSISHGNTARHAKEHGDLVLARICGAIAADEKRHELAYTRIVGKLFEIDPDGAVRALAYMMRRRIVMPASLMTDGRDGDLFAHYAAVAQQTGIYTASDYRSILEHLMKQWGVEELAAAELSDDGRRAREYVCALPHKIRRLEEKAHERSGQKAQPATSAPFSWIFDKPLNNSMG; via the exons ATGGCGGCCTCATGGCTCCTCAAACATCCTTGTCCACCAGCAAGGCCATGGACAAGAACAAGGAATGCTACGGGTCTCCGTCTCCAGCAGGTGACCACCATCACTTACCG GCGAACCACGTGCACTGGCCGCAGCGCCGCCGTTGCGGTTAAgcacgaggaggaggagggcgctGACCAAGAGTGGCTGGCGTACCTGGAGCCGGCCAAGCTAGAGGTGTTCGACCAGCTGGAGCCCTGGGCCGAGGCGAACGTGGTGCCGCTCCTTAAGCCCGCGCAGGTGGCGTGGCAGCCGACGGACTTGCTGCCGGACCTGGCGTCGCTGGGCACCGACGGCTTCCACGCGGCGTGCTCCGACATCAGCGCGCGCGCGGCCGGCCTGCCCGACGCGCACCTCGTGTGCCTCGTGGGGAACATGGTCACGGAGGAGGCGCTGCCGACGTACCAGAGCATACCCAACCGCTTCGAGGCCGTGCGCGACCTCACCGGCTCCAGCGGCACTGCCTGGGCGCGCTGGATCCGCGGCTGGTCTGCCGAGGAGAACCGGCACGGCGACGTGCTCAACAGGTACCTCTTCCTCTCCGGCCGCGTCGACATGCGGCAGGTCGAGAGGACCATCCACAACCTCATCCAGTCCGGCATGGTCATGAACGCTGCGCGGAGCCCCTACCACGGCTTCATCTACGTCGCCTTCCAGGAGCGTGCCACCTCCATCTCGCACGGCAACACAGCCCGTCACGCCAAGGAGCATGGCGACCTGGTGCTGGCCCGCATATGCGGCGCCATCGCCGCCGACGAGAAGCGCCACGAGCTGGCCTACACGCGCATCGTGGGGAAGCTGTTCGAGATCGACCCGGACGGCGCCGTGCGCGCGCTGGCGTATATGATGCGCCGCCGGATCGTCATGCCGGCGTCCCTCATGACAGACGGCCGCGATGGTGACCTCTTCGCGCACTACGCGGCCGTGGCGCAGCAGACCGGCATTTACACCGCCTCCGACTACCGTAGCATCTTGGAGCACCTGATGAAGCAGTGGGGGGTGGAAGAGCTGGCGGCGGCGGAACTCTCCGACGACGGGAGGCGTGCGCGGGAGTACGTGTGCGCCTTGCCCCACAAGATCCGCAGGTTGGAGGAAAAGGCTCACGAGCGCAGCGGCCAGAAAGCCCAGCCTGCAACATCGGCCCCGTTTAGCTGGATCTTTGATAAGCCTCTCAACAACAGCATGGGGTAA